From one Rosa rugosa chromosome 4, drRosRugo1.1, whole genome shotgun sequence genomic stretch:
- the LOC133744392 gene encoding uncharacterized protein LOC133744392 yields the protein MDQLKRKQSKESGEEQSEGQSPEETIAEKLKVIKWKKLKERKKRKQKTEDEEESSEDEEGTTGDEEESDEEQVRRNKTKKDKKKKTGKQKRRKPEGTEDEEQSNEEQVRSKKKNEIKKEKRREREENEDEEEVRAKKKKKMDKRKTKKESTKKKEETDEEEDTKDDEEEKVPGKRKRYVKEGYVQYRCTMLAFLKTIAENKNNLTEGTLELLQKTPFATLIDAFHGGSIKEKDAKKSDDLITLLLQAYNSDTDLFVFGNRKFRMSTSDISMILGVPASGLSVPKTKEGAYKSEFVTKYFDKKQRINKAAAEEALKKALAETPETGDEKTKRDRNVAVLVLLNLFIKLLFPNSGGTISWDYIRVCEEVESLGKYSWAKEVGDFLKKSIKRKAKESQNMAGCVILVMVTG from the exons atggaccaactaaaaagaaaacaaagtaaggAATCTGGAGAAGAACAATCTGAAGGACAAAGTCCAGAAGAAACAATTGCAGAAAAGTTGAAAGTGATAAAATGGAAGAAactgaaagagagaaaaaagcgaaagcagaaaactgaagatgaagaagaatcaagtgaagatgaggaaggaacaactggagatgaagaagaatctgatgaagaacaagtccgGCGTAACAAGACGAAGaaggataaaaagaagaaaactggaaagcagaaaagaagaaaaccggaaggaactgaagatgaagaacaatctaatgaagaacaagtccgcagtaagaagaagaatgagattaaaaaggagaaaagaagagaaagggaagaaaatgaagatgaagaagaagttcgtgcaaagaagaagaagaaaatggataaaaggaagaccaaaaaagagagtacaaagaagaaggaagaaactgacgaggaagaagatacaaaggatgatgaagaggaaaaagtcccagggaaaaggaaaagatatgTAAAAGAGGGTTATGTGCAGTATCGCTGCACAATGCTTGCTTTTCTTAAAACaattgcagaaaacaaaaataacctgACTGAAGGTACtttagagctgctgcagaaaacACCCTTTGCAACGCTGATAGATGCATTCCATGGAGgttcaattaaagaaaaggatGCAAAGAAATCAGATGATTTAATCACACTTCTGCTACAAGCATACAACAGTGACACAGACCTTTTTGTGTTTGGGAACAGGAAATTCAGAATGTCAACAagtgatatatctatgattTTAGGAGTGCCGGCATCCGGGTTATCAGTACCAAAGACCAAAGAAGGGGCATACAAATCTGAGTTCGTGACTAAATACTTTGACAAAAAGCAGAGGATCAACAAGGCGGCTGCAGAGGAAGCTTTGAAGAAGGCATTGGCAGAAACTCCAGAAACAGGGGATGAAAAAACGAAACGGGACAGAAATGTTGCCGTATTAGTACTCTTGAACCTTTTCATCAAACTCCTGTTCCCAAACTCTGGAGGAACAATATCTTGGGACTATATAAGAGTATGTGAAGAGGTGGAAAGTCTGGGAAAATATAGCTGGGCAAAGGAAGTTGGCGACTTccttaaaaaatcaattaaacgaAAGGCAAAAGAATCCCAAAACATGGCAGGTTGCGTGATATTGGTGATG GTAACTGGCTAG